The DNA sequence ACTATGCAACCCCCAGGGAATATGGGAAAACCAATTCATCTGTAAATTTATCCAGAACTACCAACAACTAAAAACAGAACCAAATTTCTATTCCTCCTATTACCTTTTCCGACATGTCTTGACAGGACTTTTGACCATCGGAACGAACATAGATATACTGAAAAACACATTTCTACTCTCAAAAAATTATTCTCCATTTGAATACCCAATCAGCATATCACCATTATCGCCAACCACCGATATTGATAATGATGGATTGACCAATTATGAAGAATATCTATGGATGGTAGAACTCAATGGAAATAAAAATGCATTTGTTCAAAATATATTCAATCCTATTCCCGTTCCCGAAATACATACCGCAGACACAAATCAAGATAACAAAATCAACTTGGGAGAACTCCTTCGTATTATCCAGTTCTTTAACTCTTCCGGATTCCATTGCGAAGAAGGAACCGAAGATGGCTACGCACCAGGTTATGACGAAAGTTTCAATTTCTCATGCCCACGACATACCGCCGATTACTTGCCCCCTGATTGGCATATCAGCATCGAAGAAATTCTAAGAATGATTCAATTGTTCAATTCAAACGGCTATCAAATTTGTCCCTTCATTTCCGAAGACCATTACTGCCCAATACTCTAATCGTTTAAAACCTGACAACGTAATTAACAATTGAAAAATTATGATTGAACAACCCCAGATAATTTGAATATTGTCCAGTTGCGACAGATTATAAATAGATGACGGTTTTAACACTTTCACTAAGCCATTAATACACAGCCCGGTATTCCGCCATATCTCATATATCACTCATTCCTCCAACGGATTTAAGAGGGTCCTTAATTTATGCGGTCATGATGACCTATCCGTTAATTCCTTTTGCTTATCGTCCGTATGCTTAACTGTAACCGCTTCACAAGAAACACTACAGTTTTCTTCAAGTACCCTAATCTTTCCCGGTTAAACTATTACCTTGACATCGGGTAATACTTAATTCCAGCCATATCCATCCCCTTCTTGATTTACAAATACTTCTTGTTTTATCTTTTCTCTTATCCCTTGATATATTTATTATAATACCCCTTACAACCTGCAATTACACAACAATTAGGATTAAAAGAACTAAAAAGATTTATGATGAGAATAGAAGCAAAACAATTTCAGTATGAAATTCAAACGTATCAAGAAGATTGCGTAAAGAATATTGTTAATATTTTTGAACAACTTCGTCAAGGAAAAAATGTTACTGATGTATTAAAAGAACATCAAAACAATCACAATTACAATTTTCCTGTTAATAACACTAAAAATATAGATATCATGATGGAAACAGGAACGGGAAAAACCTTTACTTATATCAAAGCTATTTTTGAATTATGTAAGCATTTCGGCTATAAGAAGTTTATTATACTTGTTCCCTCTATTGCCATTCGTGAAGGCACAAAAACGCATTTAGACGATACTAAAGAATATTTCAAGAGTTTATATGCGAATGAAAAGGAAAAAGAAATTGAAGTTTTTGTTTATGAAGGAGGAAATATTTCAGCAGTTAACCAATTTATCAATACTTCGCATTTATCAGTTTTGGTAATGACACCAAGCTCATTTGCCCATAAAGATAATATTCTAAACCGTCCTTTAGAAAGTGAAATCTATGCACCTAATTTATTTGAAGAAAATCCCAACCCACCAAAGTCTTACCTGGAGTGTTTAAAACGATTGAAACCTATAGTGATAATGGACGAACCTCATCGTTTTGATGGCGATGCCTTTAAAAAATACTTTGAAGGATTTGACAATTATTACTTGCGTTTTGGTGCAACTTTCCCTAATAAAAAAGACAGCGTACCTTTATCTAATGTGGCGTATGTTTTAGATAGTATTTCTTCTTTCAGGCAAAGTCTGGTTAAGAAAATTGTAGTTTACACACAAGACATAGTTGAAAACACAGACACACTTGTTAGCATTGAAAATAGAAAAGCCATTGTGAACACCTTAACAAATGGTATTGTTGTAAGACGAGAATTAAGCATAGGTTCCATTTTTAATGGCAAAGGCATTAAAAAAATAAACAGAGATTCTATTGTTTTGTCAGATAATACAATCGAGAAAGTTGACTATTCCATTTCTGATGAAAGCTTGCGTACTATGCTCAGAGAAACCATTAAAATTCACTTTGAAAAGGAAAAAGAACTCTTTGAGCAAGGAATAAAAGCACTTACATTATTTTTTATACCCAATGATATTAGCCTTTACAGAGGTGAACATCCAAAAATTAAAAATATTTTTGAAGAAGAGTATAAAAGTCAACGACAGGAAATTTTGAAGGTTATTGACCATAACAGCGAATATTATAAATACTTACAAAACGATTTTGATAGCGAAGGTAATTTAGTTGTTCATCGTGGATATTTCTCAGGTGATAAGGGGAATGCTGATGAAAAGATAAAAAAAGGGGTTGATGAAATTCTTAAAGACAAAAAGAAACTGCTTTCCTTTGAAAGTCCTACACGATTCATCTTCTCAATCTGGGCATTGCAGGAAGGTTGGGATAACCCAAATGTTTTTACTATTTGTAAACTCTCTAATCAAGGTAGTGATATATCTAAACTGCAACAAATCGGTAGAGGCTTACGAATTTGCGTAAATCAAAATTTGGAACGTCAAACACTCAAAAAATTAAATGAGAATCAGGAATTATTCTGGAAAATTAACAACCTTGATGTTGTTGTATCCAGCAAAGAACAAGGTTTTGTTGAATCCATTCAGAATGAAATTTTAAGCAATTCATTTCTTATTCAGGAAACATTTACAGTACAAGAACTTAAAAGGCTTATTAAAGACAAAGGAAAATGTGACGATACCACTGTTCACAAAATATTTAAGGCAATGGAAAATAGCCAATTGATTATATTCAAAACGACCATTGATGGTATTGATGTTTACGAAAAAGCACCTGATTACTCTATAAAGCTAAGAAACTTGGGTCTGCCCAAAGAACAAGTAAGTGTGCTTGAAAATCTGTTTGCTACTGATGCCAATACTTACATTCAAGATGCCAAAAAGAAAAAAGAAAAAAAGAAAGTTTATATTAAATCCCTACATTCAAAAGAATTTCAAAACCTATGGAATACCATCAACAAAAATGCTTTTTATGTGCTTGAAAATTTGACCAAAGAACAAGAAAATCAATTGATACAAAATATAAATGCGGACATCGAAAAGCTCAACATTGAAGAAATTTTATTGCAAACCATCCGCGCAGAACTAAATGTAAATAAACTTGAGAAACAGGATGCCATTACAAGAGAATTAAAAGACACCATCACCCATAAAAGCAAAGTTGATTATTTAGAATTTGTAAAAACATTGTCCAATAATACAAAAACACCACTATCATTCGTTGTCAAAGTGTTTAATGCGTTAAGTGATGATTTTAAGAAAAAAATGATTTGTAAT is a window from the Candidatus Hydrogenedens sp. genome containing:
- a CDS encoding DEAD/DEAH box helicase family protein, coding for MRIEAKQFQYEIQTYQEDCVKNIVNIFEQLRQGKNVTDVLKEHQNNHNYNFPVNNTKNIDIMMETGTGKTFTYIKAIFELCKHFGYKKFIILVPSIAIREGTKTHLDDTKEYFKSLYANEKEKEIEVFVYEGGNISAVNQFINTSHLSVLVMTPSSFAHKDNILNRPLESEIYAPNLFEENPNPPKSYLECLKRLKPIVIMDEPHRFDGDAFKKYFEGFDNYYLRFGATFPNKKDSVPLSNVAYVLDSISSFRQSLVKKIVVYTQDIVENTDTLVSIENRKAIVNTLTNGIVVRRELSIGSIFNGKGIKKINRDSIVLSDNTIEKVDYSISDESLRTMLRETIKIHFEKEKELFEQGIKALTLFFIPNDISLYRGEHPKIKNIFEEEYKSQRQEILKVIDHNSEYYKYLQNDFDSEGNLVVHRGYFSGDKGNADEKIKKGVDEILKDKKKLLSFESPTRFIFSIWALQEGWDNPNVFTICKLSNQGSDISKLQQIGRGLRICVNQNLERQTLKKLNENQELFWKINNLDVVVSSKEQGFVESIQNEILSNSFLIQETFTVQELKRLIKDKGKCDDTTVHKIFKAMENSQLIIFKTTIDGIDVYEKAPDYSIKLRNLGLPKEQVSVLENLFATDANTYIQDAKKKKEKKKVYIKSLHSKEFQNLWNTINKNAFYVLENLTKEQENQLIQNINADIEKLNIEEILLQTIRAELNVNKLEKQDAITRELKDTITHKSKVDYLEFVKTLSNNTKTPLSFVVKVFNALSDDFKKKMICNNPEQAQREISDIIKKHLIALIKANIKYYGINGTVLPNIFKEENKRTYLDAGSTGKFQKDIDRDFSLTAKWVFEEVIEYDSDFELEIVEQDPDIDSIEIFAKLPRLKIKTPLGDYNPDFCYAIKSTKGNKIFLVVESKGYQSSTDIPEYEKAKI